The nucleotide sequence GCGACGAACTGGGCAGCCGCGGCCTGACCGTCTTCGGCGGAACCGCCAGCGCCGAGGCGCTGGTCAGCGGCACCCCGAACCGTCCGCTGCGGGTGGTCGACGGTGGCCGGCAGCGGCTGGTCCGGGACCACCGGGCCGGGGTGGTCTGCGAGGTGGCGGTGTCCCGGCTGGCGGCGCTGCTCACCGCGTTCGACGTGGTCTGCGTCTCGCCGCCGGTCGCCGCCGACGACGGGGGCGCGCCGATAAACGTCGACGCCGACGTGCTCGCCGCCGAACTCGCCCGCGCACTCGACGCCGACCACCTGCGACTGGTGACGGGTACGCCGGGACTGCTGGCCGATCCGGCGGACCGGTCCAGCACGCTGCCACACCTGGGCCGGGGCGACGGCATGACGTACGCCAAGGGGCGGATGCGGCAGAAGGTCCGCGCCGCCGAACTGGCCCTTTCCGGTACGCCCGACGTGGCGATCACCGGCCCGCACACCGTCAACGCGTACCGGGCCACCCGGTTCTGGCGGGCCCCGGCGCCGGAGCCGGACCTGGACCTGCTGGCCCGGATGGTGGAGATCTCCTCGGTCTCCGGCGACGAGCGGGAGCTGGGGCTGTTCCTGCTCGACTGGCTCACCGAGCGGAAGGTGCCGGCGATGCTGGACGGGGCCGGCAACCTGGTCGCGACCCGCGGCTCCGGCCCGCGCACCCTGCTGATGATCGGGCACATGGACACGGTGCCGTACCGCTGGCCGGCGGCCTGGGACGGTGACACGCTCACCGGCCGGGGCTGCGTCGACGCCAAGGCGAGCCTGGCGGTCTTCCTGGAGACCCTGGCCGAGCTGGACGTACCCGAGGACGTGACGGTGCGGGTCGTCGGCACGGTGGAGGAGGAACGCACCGCGGCCGGTGCGCTCTTCGCCCGGGACCACTACCCGGCCGACGCGGTGGTCGTCGGCGAGCCGAGCGGTGCCGGCGCGGTCACCATCGGCTACCACGGGGTCTGCAAGGTCCGGGTCCGGGTCGAGCAGTCCGCCGGGCACACCGCCGGGCAGGGCCGGCGCACCGCCGGCAGCCGGCTCGTCGACGTGATCGGCGAGGCGGAGACCGAGGTCGGCAAGCGCAGCCCGGAGGCACTCTTCGCGGTGCTGGGCCTGGCCGCGGGCGGCTCCGGCGCGACCCAGACCGCCTCGGCGGTCCTGGACGTGCGGGTGCCGCCACAGGTCGAGGTGGACGAACTGCTGCCCGCCTTCGGCGACGCGGAACTCCTGCTGGCCACCCCGGCGGTCAGCACCCCCCGGACCGACCCGCTGGTGCGCGCCTTCACCCGCGCCCTGCGGGCGGTCACCGGGGGTCCACCCCGGCTGCTGGCCAAGAAGGGCAGCAGCGACATGAACACCCTCGCCACCACCTGGCGGGGCGTGCCGATGGTGGCGTACGGGCCGGGCGACGCCAGCCTCGACCACACGCCGGACGAGCGGATCTCGGCCGGCGAGTACCGGCAGGCCAGGGCGGTGCTGTCCGCAGCGGTACGGGATTGGTGTGAGCGCTGATGAACGAGACCGATCTGCTCAACGAACAGGCTGCCCGAGCCCGCCGGCTGGTGGTCGAGATGGCCGGCAGCCCGGTCGGCTGCCACCTCGGCGGCAGCCTCTCCGTGCTGGACATCCTGGTGGCCGCCTACGCGGTCGCCCGGTCCCGGCCCGGCACCGAGGTGGTGCTGAGCAAGGGACACGCCGCCGCCGCGCTCTACGCGGTACTGCACGAGAACGGTGTCATCCCGGAGAACCCGGCGCCGCGCTACGGCCAGGCGGGGTCGCCGTACACCGGTCATCCAGGTCCGAAGGTCCCCGGGGTGCGGTTCCCGACCGGCAGTCTCGGGCACGGGCTCGCCTACGCCGTCGGCTGGGCGCTCTCCCGGCAGCTGCTCGGGCAGCCCGGCGGCGCCATCGCGGTGGTCGGCGACGGTGAGCTCCAGGAGGGCCTGGTCTGGGAGGCGCTCCAGGTCGCCCACGCGAAGCGGGTGACCGGACTGACCGTGGTGGTGGACGTGAACGGTGGCCAGAACGACGGCTACGTCGCGGACATCTCGCCGCTGACCGATCTGCCGGCCCGGCTGACCGCGTTCGGCTTCGACGTGATCGAGGTGGACGGCCACGACATCGACAAGCTGATGGCGGCGATGGCGCCCACCGACCGGCCGAAGGCGGTGCTGGCCGCCACGGTCAAGGGCAAGGGCGTGCCGGCGACCGAGGGCAAGGCGGGCTCGCACTACGTCAAGGTGAGCCCGGCCCGGGCCAGACAGTGGAAGGCGGCGATCCGGCCATGATGTCGGCACGAGACGCGTACAAGGCCGAGCTGACCGAGCTGGCCGAGGCCGACCCGCGGATCGTCTGCCTGGAGGCCGACCTCGGCGGTGCCAAGCACGGCTTCCAGGAGCGGATCCCGGACCGGTTCCTCAACCTGGGCATCGCCGAGGCGTCCGCGGTGGACATCGCCGTCGGGCTCGCCTCGGCCGGGCTGCGCCCGTTCCTCAGCACCTTCGCCACCTTCGCGATGTTCCGGGCCGCCGAGAGCGTCAAGCTGGGGCTCGGCTACCTCGGTGCGCCGGTGGTGCTGGTCTGCCCGTACGGCGGGGTGTCCGGAGCCTGGTTCGGGCCCACCCACCACTGCCTGGAGGACCTGGCCGTGGCGCAGAGCCTGCCGGGGCTGCGGATCGCCGTACCGGCCGGCGAGGCCGAGACCCGGGAGGTGATCCGCACGGCGGCGGCCGGCGACCGGCCGTGCTACGTGCGGCTGGCCCGCAACGACGTCTTCGACGTCCCGCTGGTGCCGGCCGCCCGGGGCACGGTCAGCTGGCTCAACCCGATCACCGAGGGGACCTGCCTGGTCTCGATCGGGGAGAAGCCGACCGAACTCTGTGCCGCCGCCACCGAGCAGCGGCCCGAGCTGGGCCACGCCCACCTGTGCTGGGTGGACGCCGAGAGCCTCG is from Micromonospora sp. WMMD1102 and encodes:
- a CDS encoding M20/M25/M40 family metallo-hydrolase, yielding MNNAALSAVSPYSPLYVVKVGSASLRYPAIYDELAVLRDGGARILLVCGGAADIADYYASLDRPMRTVTLAGGDEVRYCPPDEMPYIVAAYERLTLPRVRDELGSRGLTVFGGTASAEALVSGTPNRPLRVVDGGRQRLVRDHRAGVVCEVAVSRLAALLTAFDVVCVSPPVAADDGGAPINVDADVLAAELARALDADHLRLVTGTPGLLADPADRSSTLPHLGRGDGMTYAKGRMRQKVRAAELALSGTPDVAITGPHTVNAYRATRFWRAPAPEPDLDLLARMVEISSVSGDERELGLFLLDWLTERKVPAMLDGAGNLVATRGSGPRTLLMIGHMDTVPYRWPAAWDGDTLTGRGCVDAKASLAVFLETLAELDVPEDVTVRVVGTVEEERTAAGALFARDHYPADAVVVGEPSGAGAVTIGYHGVCKVRVRVEQSAGHTAGQGRRTAGSRLVDVIGEAETEVGKRSPEALFAVLGLAAGGSGATQTASAVLDVRVPPQVEVDELLPAFGDAELLLATPAVSTPRTDPLVRAFTRALRAVTGGPPRLLAKKGSSDMNTLATTWRGVPMVAYGPGDASLDHTPDERISAGEYRQARAVLSAAVRDWCER
- a CDS encoding 1-deoxy-D-xylulose-5-phosphate synthase N-terminal domain-containing protein yields the protein MNETDLLNEQAARARRLVVEMAGSPVGCHLGGSLSVLDILVAAYAVARSRPGTEVVLSKGHAAAALYAVLHENGVIPENPAPRYGQAGSPYTGHPGPKVPGVRFPTGSLGHGLAYAVGWALSRQLLGQPGGAIAVVGDGELQEGLVWEALQVAHAKRVTGLTVVVDVNGGQNDGYVADISPLTDLPARLTAFGFDVIEVDGHDIDKLMAAMAPTDRPKAVLAATVKGKGVPATEGKAGSHYVKVSPARARQWKAAIRP
- a CDS encoding transketolase, coding for MMSARDAYKAELTELAEADPRIVCLEADLGGAKHGFQERIPDRFLNLGIAEASAVDIAVGLASAGLRPFLSTFATFAMFRAAESVKLGLGYLGAPVVLVCPYGGVSGAWFGPTHHCLEDLAVAQSLPGLRIAVPAGEAETREVIRTAAAGDRPCYVRLARNDVFDVPLVPAARGTVSWLNPITEGTCLVSIGEKPTELCAAATEQRPELGHAHLCWVDAESLAEVVPQLAGARRLVVVEEHRGAGSVAATLALMLPGRDVRGVNAGTDWPTEGGSHDETLAALGLTVSAVLQAA